The Iamia majanohamensis genome window below encodes:
- the mobF gene encoding MobF family relaxase, translating into MKFTVTPLGGGRSAVAQVVDGIVRYLQPRAASAERPSSGADGPSRYYADSGEEPGRWSGRAAELAGLRGRVRTDEFAAVLSGRDPRTGERLITAQGSAGRRHDLGSGRHTVTTPEGVRLYDEADAAAALGLTRSEVGRMLDVGAALAVAQLAAPPEDDRAEDRAHSRARDRARTMSQVRGSYLVPILMDGHRWVTEEELASCDAARSVGTDPDAVRALGDDGDQLPIAEAARLAGVTTRYLRQVARRYEDERPEIERRLAAGRRPRRAYLVAHRGTKGRWLVTRQELAAFLERRRPPSVRVAYDVTATTEKSLGVLALLGDTAARDAVLCSIEAGNDWAIGWLEEHAAYGRVGGNPVKAEGWMVASFRHLTSRSLDPFPHHHNVVANTVTLSDGSRRGLDARGLYRHAQAASALATAEMRHQLSARLGVRWRPGSRGGWEIAGIDDRVVREFSKRRNEIDDALRELKQEIGRGAHPGEIETIVLRTRPAKSHTPVAELTAEWRARAAALGLDLDALSRLGGRPPQDVEPDADEVFVLLAAPDGVCEGGSVFTRSAALAALVDLAVPDEDGTPQPLLVGAARLERLIDDFLASEHVVCLVGAGEPLYTTVEALGIQERIAGRYDRGRHGGGHLVPAPTLNAALGGHPHLTDEQCALVRSWCAGGHRFQAAIGRAGAGKTTSVAACADAWAAAGHRVLGAAVKGEAARTLAAATGIRCETLAWYLAHDDPDDLPIDSRTVLVVDEASTIGDRDLDAIMAMAARTGASLRLIGDPAQHGAVPAGGMFRVLCERHPAMTPELRTTHRVQHPDDRAAAEALRDGRIADALDHLEAAGHLHIAHDDLAMYRQILGRWWDAHQAGLGHPMVDRRNATRRQLNRLAHHLLRAHGQVAAEEVPASDDRRFSIGDRVTARAPDRGLHVPGDRRAYVRNGALGTITAARHNPADPGSDTLTVAFEGIGTIDIPRRFFDHHDRGGRVEVGLDHAYALTSYAVQGSTHAVSTSRIDPTATRAETYVDITRGRSANHLYLTAAANQIDDEALPRAPGLSADEAVERRLERSTGELTAYELAHRDGTAPTRSPRATEVSGPAL; encoded by the coding sequence GTGAAGTTCACCGTCACCCCGCTGGGCGGCGGCCGGAGCGCTGTGGCGCAGGTGGTCGATGGCATCGTCCGCTACCTCCAGCCCCGGGCGGCGAGCGCCGAACGCCCGTCGAGCGGGGCCGACGGTCCGTCGAGGTACTACGCCGACAGCGGTGAGGAGCCGGGGCGCTGGTCCGGGCGGGCGGCCGAGCTTGCCGGTCTTCGAGGCCGGGTGCGCACGGACGAGTTCGCTGCGGTGCTGTCGGGACGTGATCCCCGGACCGGCGAACGTCTGATCACGGCTCAGGGCTCGGCGGGCCGCCGCCATGACCTCGGTTCAGGCCGCCACACCGTGACCACGCCGGAAGGGGTGCGCCTGTACGACGAAGCGGATGCGGCCGCCGCCCTCGGGTTGACCCGGTCGGAGGTGGGTCGGATGTTGGATGTCGGGGCCGCGCTCGCCGTGGCTCAGCTCGCCGCACCACCCGAAGACGATCGTGCGGAGGATCGTGCGCACAGTCGTGCTCGCGATCGTGCGCGCACGATGTCCCAGGTCAGGGGCTCGTACCTGGTGCCGATCCTCATGGACGGGCACCGATGGGTGACCGAGGAGGAGCTGGCCTCGTGCGATGCCGCTCGCAGCGTCGGGACCGATCCCGACGCAGTCCGGGCACTCGGCGACGACGGCGACCAGCTACCGATTGCCGAGGCTGCCCGCCTCGCCGGGGTCACGACCCGTTACCTCCGCCAGGTGGCCCGCCGCTACGAGGACGAGCGACCGGAGATCGAGCGACGCCTGGCCGCCGGCCGCCGGCCGCGTCGTGCCTACTTGGTCGCGCACAGGGGCACGAAGGGTCGCTGGCTGGTCACGCGCCAGGAGCTGGCCGCCTTCCTCGAACGCCGGAGGCCGCCGTCGGTACGAGTGGCATACGACGTGACGGCGACGACCGAGAAGTCCCTCGGCGTGCTCGCACTCCTCGGCGACACCGCAGCGCGAGACGCGGTGCTCTGCTCGATCGAGGCCGGCAACGACTGGGCCATCGGCTGGCTCGAGGAGCACGCCGCCTATGGCCGCGTGGGCGGCAACCCGGTGAAGGCCGAGGGTTGGATGGTGGCCTCGTTCCGGCACCTGACGTCCCGCTCCTTGGACCCCTTCCCCCACCACCACAACGTCGTGGCCAACACCGTCACCCTCTCCGACGGCAGTCGCCGCGGGCTCGACGCCCGCGGCCTCTATCGCCATGCTCAGGCCGCGTCCGCACTCGCCACGGCCGAGATGCGCCACCAGCTGTCCGCCCGTCTCGGCGTGCGGTGGCGGCCAGGGAGTCGCGGAGGATGGGAGATCGCCGGCATCGACGACCGCGTCGTGCGCGAGTTCTCGAAGCGGCGCAACGAGATCGACGACGCCCTCCGCGAGCTGAAACAGGAGATCGGCCGGGGCGCCCACCCGGGAGAGATCGAGACCATCGTCCTCCGCACCCGCCCGGCCAAGAGTCACACGCCGGTCGCAGAGCTCACGGCCGAGTGGAGGGCGCGCGCCGCCGCCCTGGGCCTCGACCTCGATGCCCTGTCGCGGCTGGGAGGTCGGCCGCCTCAGGACGTCGAGCCCGACGCCGACGAGGTGTTCGTCCTCCTGGCCGCGCCGGATGGGGTCTGCGAAGGGGGCTCGGTGTTCACCCGGTCCGCCGCACTCGCAGCGCTCGTCGACCTTGCGGTTCCCGATGAGGACGGCACCCCGCAGCCACTGCTCGTCGGAGCCGCCCGTCTTGAGCGTCTGATCGACGACTTCCTCGCGTCCGAGCACGTCGTGTGCCTCGTCGGCGCGGGCGAGCCGCTCTACACGACCGTCGAGGCCCTCGGCATCCAGGAGCGCATTGCCGGCCGCTACGACCGAGGCCGCCATGGCGGCGGTCATCTTGTGCCCGCTCCGACGCTCAACGCAGCCCTGGGCGGACACCCGCACCTGACGGACGAGCAGTGCGCGCTCGTCCGCTCCTGGTGCGCGGGCGGTCACCGCTTCCAGGCCGCCATCGGCCGTGCCGGCGCAGGCAAGACCACATCGGTGGCCGCCTGCGCCGACGCCTGGGCGGCCGCCGGCCACCGGGTCCTCGGCGCAGCGGTGAAGGGCGAGGCCGCCCGCACGTTGGCAGCGGCGACCGGCATCAGGTGCGAGACGCTCGCCTGGTATCTCGCTCACGACGACCCCGACGACCTTCCCATCGACTCGCGGACGGTGCTCGTGGTCGACGAGGCCTCCACCATCGGCGACCGCGACCTCGACGCCATCATGGCCATGGCCGCCCGCACCGGGGCCTCGCTCCGGCTCATCGGCGACCCCGCTCAACACGGCGCGGTGCCCGCCGGAGGCATGTTCCGCGTCCTGTGCGAACGACACCCCGCCATGACCCCCGAGCTGCGCACGACCCACCGGGTCCAGCATCCGGACGACCGAGCCGCAGCCGAGGCGCTCCGCGACGGCCGCATCGCCGACGCCCTCGACCACCTCGAAGCCGCCGGACACCTCCACATCGCCCATGACGACCTTGCCATGTACCGCCAGATCCTCGGCCGCTGGTGGGACGCCCACCAGGCGGGGCTCGGCCACCCGATGGTCGATCGTCGCAACGCGACCCGACGTCAGCTCAACCGTCTCGCCCACCACCTCCTTCGAGCCCATGGCCAGGTCGCGGCCGAGGAGGTCCCCGCCAGTGACGACCGCCGGTTCTCCATCGGCGATCGAGTCACCGCACGGGCCCCCGATCGAGGCCTCCACGTCCCCGGCGATCGGCGTGCCTACGTCCGCAACGGTGCCCTCGGCACCATCACGGCGGCTCGACACAACCCGGCCGACCCTGGAAGCGACACGCTGACCGTCGCCTTCGAAGGCATCGGCACCATCGACATCCCCCGGAGGTTCTTCGACCATCACGACCGAGGCGGCCGTGTCGAGGTGGGCCTGGACCACGCCTACGCGCTGACGAGCTACGCCGTCCAAGGCTCGACCCACGCCGTGTCGACGAGTCGCATCGACCCCACAGCGACCCGCGCCGAGACCTACGTCGACATCACCCGGGGCCGCTCCGCCAACCACCTCTACCTCACGGCAGCAGCCAACCAGATCGACGACGAGGCCCTCCCGCGAGCGCCCGGCCTCTCGGCGGACGAAGCCGTGGAGCGCCGCCTCGAACGCTCCACCGGCGAGCTGACCGCCTACGAGCTGGCCCATCGGGACGGAACAGCACCCACCCGAAGCCCACGAGCGACTGAGGTAAGCGGGCCAGCCCTGTGA
- a CDS encoding helix-turn-helix domain-containing protein produces MSTNDTEVLTIEEAAEVLRISRGAAYALARRWLETDGGEGLPCIRLGRTMRVPRAALASLLAAGPT; encoded by the coding sequence ATGAGCACGAACGACACCGAGGTCCTGACCATCGAGGAGGCGGCTGAGGTTCTCCGCATCAGCCGCGGCGCGGCCTATGCCCTAGCTCGCCGGTGGCTGGAGACCGACGGTGGCGAAGGCCTCCCCTGCATCCGACTTGGTCGCACCATGCGCGTGCCACGAGCGGCGCTCGCAAGCCTGTTGGCCGCCGGGCCGACCTGA
- a CDS encoding DUF2243 domain-containing protein, translated as MATATARQTESTGVADPSLRKRYTVALVSLGLGLGGFVDGIVLHQILQWHHMLTDYGDASFPRSTVSSLEENTFWDGLFHASTWVFVLFGLFLLWRVAMSGYRASFWSVTGLLLAGWGIFNLVEGIVDHHILTVHHVRDDVADPMPWDLGFLAFGLALLVIGLLMHRRAESRDPVDR; from the coding sequence ATGGCCACGGCAACAGCTCGTCAGACCGAGAGCACCGGGGTGGCCGATCCCTCTCTGCGGAAGCGCTACACCGTCGCGCTCGTGAGCCTCGGGCTCGGCCTCGGTGGCTTCGTCGACGGGATCGTGCTCCACCAGATCCTGCAGTGGCATCACATGTTGACCGACTACGGCGACGCATCGTTCCCGAGATCGACCGTCTCTTCGCTGGAAGAGAACACCTTCTGGGATGGCCTGTTCCATGCCAGCACCTGGGTCTTCGTCCTGTTCGGACTCTTCCTCCTGTGGCGTGTGGCGATGAGCGGCTATCGGGCGTCGTTCTGGAGCGTGACGGGCCTGTTGCTCGCCGGATGGGGCATCTTCAACCTGGTGGAGGGCATCGTCGACCACCACATCCTGACCGTCCACCACGTGCGGGATGACGTGGCCGACCCCATGCCCTGGGACCTCGGGTTCCTCGCGTTCGGCTTGGCGCTTCTCGTCATCGGTCTGCTGATGCACCGGCGGGCGGAGAGTCGAGATCCAGTCGACCGATGA
- a CDS encoding methyltransferase family protein, with product MFATSTTAPERARSWAYVIAQLALLILLATLPGGDTWSVPPSASALGDVARLAGLVLLAAGLVSLGRSLSPFPAPSQLAVLKTRGAYALVRHPIYSGLILLAAVWAATSGSLFTVTVASALALLLDHKARWEEQRLLRHFDGYADYAARVGRLVPLIGRLDLDSPPAGASADR from the coding sequence ATGTTCGCGACCTCGACCACCGCGCCCGAGCGCGCCCGGTCGTGGGCCTATGTGATCGCCCAGCTCGCGCTGCTGATCCTCCTCGCAACCCTGCCCGGGGGCGACACGTGGTCGGTCCCACCATCGGCGAGCGCGCTGGGCGATGTCGCACGCCTCGCCGGCCTGGTCCTCCTCGCCGCCGGGCTCGTCAGCCTCGGCCGCTCACTCAGCCCGTTCCCCGCGCCCAGCCAGCTCGCCGTCCTCAAGACACGAGGCGCCTACGCTCTCGTCCGCCACCCGATCTACTCTGGACTGATCCTGCTCGCTGCGGTGTGGGCGGCGACCTCCGGCTCGCTCTTCACGGTCACCGTGGCCAGCGCGCTGGCCCTCCTCCTGGACCACAAGGCCCGCTGGGAGGAGCAGCGCCTCCTCCGCCACTTCGATGGCTACGCCGACTACGCCGCCCGCGTCGGACGACTCGTCCCCCTCATCGGTCGACTGGATCTCGACTCTCCGCCCGCCGGTGCATCAGCAGACCGATGA
- a CDS encoding YgaP-like transmembrane domain has translation MTFLTFMSSPAGRAVRIVAGLALVIAGIALGGGFLALSVIGLVPLAAGVFDVCLFAPLGHMPFSGRAFRRQASHT, from the coding sequence ATGACCTTCCTCACCTTCATGTCCAGCCCCGCCGGGCGCGCCGTGCGCATCGTGGCCGGCCTGGCGCTCGTCATCGCCGGCATCGCCCTCGGCGGCGGATTCCTCGCCCTCAGCGTGATCGGCCTCGTCCCGCTCGCCGCCGGCGTCTTCGACGTCTGCCTCTTCGCCCCACTCGGACACATGCCCTTCTCCGGCCGGGCGTTCCGCCGCCAGGCGTCGCACACGTGA
- a CDS encoding rhodanese-like domain-containing protein, which yields MNAKHPRPRRHLRGILLVPVLALLGLAMTGCGDSDDAEASDDPGATSSDGPEPGPDSALASLDEQRTVIDVRTPEEYAEGHVADAQLIDVQDPSFADQIADLPTDDDYVVYCRSGARAATAAEQMRAAGLDVLSGGGLDDMTDAGWPTSP from the coding sequence ATGAACGCCAAGCACCCCCGCCCCCGCCGCCACCTCCGAGGGATCCTCCTCGTACCCGTCTTGGCGCTCCTCGGCTTGGCCATGACCGGGTGTGGCGACTCGGACGACGCCGAGGCCAGCGACGACCCGGGCGCCACGAGCTCCGACGGGCCCGAGCCGGGACCCGACTCCGCCCTGGCCTCCCTCGACGAGCAGCGCACCGTCATCGACGTCCGCACGCCCGAGGAGTACGCCGAAGGCCACGTCGCCGACGCACAGCTGATCGACGTCCAAGACCCGTCCTTCGCCGACCAGATCGCCGACCTGCCCACCGACGACGACTACGTCGTTTACTGCCGCTCCGGCGCCCGCGCCGCCACAGCCGCCGAGCAGATGCGGGCCGCAGGCCTCGACGTCCTCAGCGGAGGCGGCCTCGACGACATGACCGACGCCGGATGGCCCACCTCACCATGA
- a CDS encoding sulfite exporter TauE/SafE family protein: MRGLLASPLGLLIGLSLGALGGGGSILAVPALVYGAGENATAATTTSLLVVGVASLLGMGSHWKAGRVRLGPGLVFGVTGLGGSAIGTALNRHVDPDVLLLTFSVVMVIAAAGMWKRGGSPDCIDDENPETIDGPGPSLTSTGGPGSTGNVAVADPPRTERPTRIHLDARTIPKILLAGTIVGLMTGFFGVGGGFVIVPALVLTLGFTMPDAVGTSLVVIALNAAMALALRAGSVDIQWDDALPFVILAVIGTLLGRRLADRLNPVTLTRGFVGLLVLVAIYTAASSTVALT, translated from the coding sequence GTGCGTGGCCTCCTAGCCAGCCCCCTCGGCCTCCTCATCGGCCTGAGCCTCGGCGCCCTCGGAGGCGGCGGATCCATCCTCGCCGTCCCCGCCCTCGTCTACGGCGCCGGCGAGAACGCCACCGCAGCCACCACGACGAGCCTCCTCGTCGTCGGCGTCGCCTCCCTGCTCGGCATGGGCTCACACTGGAAGGCAGGACGCGTCCGACTCGGCCCCGGCCTCGTCTTCGGGGTTACCGGCCTCGGCGGCAGCGCCATCGGCACCGCCCTCAACCGCCACGTCGACCCCGACGTCCTGCTCCTCACCTTCAGCGTCGTGATGGTGATCGCCGCCGCCGGGATGTGGAAGCGCGGCGGCTCCCCGGACTGCATCGACGACGAGAACCCCGAGACCATCGACGGACCGGGTCCCAGCCTCACCTCGACCGGCGGCCCCGGCTCGACCGGGAACGTGGCCGTTGCCGACCCGCCCCGCACCGAGAGGCCAACGCGCATCCACCTCGATGCCCGCACGATCCCCAAGATCCTCCTCGCCGGGACCATCGTCGGCCTCATGACCGGCTTCTTCGGCGTCGGCGGCGGCTTCGTCATCGTCCCCGCCCTCGTCCTGACCCTCGGCTTCACGATGCCCGACGCCGTGGGGACCTCACTGGTGGTCATCGCCCTCAACGCCGCCATGGCCTTGGCCCTGCGCGCCGGGTCCGTCGACATCCAGTGGGACGACGCCCTCCCGTTCGTCATCCTCGCCGTCATCGGCACCCTCCTCGGCCGCCGCCTCGCCGACCGCCTCAACCCCGTCACCCTCACCCGAGGCTTCGTCGGCCTCCTGGTGCTCGTCGCCATCTACACCGCCGCCAGCTCCACCGTCGCCCTCACCTGA
- a CDS encoding rhodanese-like domain-containing protein, with protein MPPTTTIDDAIDSAELATWLDTDRDCRLIDVRSPAEFEAAHIPGSYNVPLGALDEHAAELSRNLDVPVVLVCRSGTRAGNAGRTLAAAGMAQVHVLDGGMQRWDDGQRPVRRGASRWDLERQVRLVAGSLVLAGIVGSTKAPRLKYLSGAIGAGLTFAAVSNTCTMGALLSRLPYNQGATCDIDQVVRELTTAEATAA; from the coding sequence ATGCCCCCCACCACGACCATCGACGACGCCATCGACTCCGCCGAGCTCGCCACCTGGCTCGACACCGACCGCGACTGCCGGCTCATCGACGTCCGCAGCCCCGCGGAGTTTGAAGCCGCCCACATCCCCGGCTCCTACAACGTCCCGCTCGGCGCCCTGGACGAGCACGCCGCTGAGCTCTCCCGCAACCTCGACGTCCCCGTCGTCCTCGTGTGCCGGTCCGGCACCCGGGCCGGCAACGCCGGTCGCACCCTCGCCGCGGCAGGGATGGCGCAGGTCCACGTCCTCGACGGTGGCATGCAGCGCTGGGACGACGGCCAGCGACCCGTCCGCCGGGGAGCCTCCCGCTGGGACCTCGAGCGCCAGGTGCGCCTCGTGGCCGGCTCGCTCGTCCTGGCCGGGATCGTCGGCAGCACCAAGGCCCCCCGCCTGAAGTACCTCTCGGGCGCCATCGGCGCCGGCTTGACCTTCGCAGCCGTGTCCAACACCTGCACCATGGGCGCCCTCCTGTCCAGGCTGCCCTACAACCAGGGTGCGACCTGTGACATCGACCAGGTCGTCCGCGAGCTGACCACCGCCGAGGCGACGGCAGCCTGA
- a CDS encoding MBL fold metallo-hydrolase: MVFTQYYLECLSQASYLVGDETSGLAVVVDPRRDVGEYVRDAEAAGLRIAYVIETHVHADFLSGHLELASKTGADIVYGEAVDTEIPVRRAVDGERIELGEVTLEVLATPGHTPESISIVVWERPDDEVPYGVLTGDTLFIGDVGRPDLLSSVGVTAEDLAGRLYESLHDKLLTLPDDTRVFPAHGAGSACGKNLSTETSSTIGIQRRTNYALAPMTKDRFVEVVTEGQPSAPAYFSYDAEANRTPHDLLDDQAPTVLDLDAVLAAQADGAVVLDVRGPTDFACGHLAGSVNVGLDGRFAEAVGNVVAPTDQIALVADEGQGAEARVRLGRIGFDNVVGVIEGPEAGLAARSEVSRRASRVTAAELDQLRAADQPLQILDVRGPGERLEGAIDGSLHIPMAELRSRADEIDPEVPIVVHCAGGYRSSIAASWLRAHGADDVSDLLGGYGAWADQHAPA, encoded by the coding sequence ATGGTCTTCACGCAGTACTACCTGGAGTGCCTGTCGCAGGCGAGCTACCTCGTCGGTGACGAGACCAGTGGCCTGGCCGTGGTCGTCGACCCCCGTCGCGATGTTGGCGAGTACGTGCGAGACGCCGAGGCGGCCGGTCTGCGCATCGCCTACGTGATCGAGACCCACGTCCACGCCGACTTCCTCTCGGGCCACCTCGAGCTGGCGTCCAAGACGGGGGCAGACATCGTCTACGGCGAGGCCGTGGACACCGAGATCCCCGTCCGGCGGGCCGTCGACGGCGAGCGGATCGAGCTGGGCGAGGTGACGCTCGAGGTCCTCGCCACCCCCGGTCACACCCCCGAGTCCATCTCGATCGTCGTGTGGGAGCGGCCCGACGACGAGGTCCCCTACGGCGTCCTCACCGGCGACACGCTGTTCATCGGCGACGTCGGCCGGCCCGACCTCCTCTCGTCGGTGGGGGTCACCGCCGAGGACTTGGCCGGGCGCCTGTACGAGTCGCTCCACGACAAGCTGTTGACGCTCCCCGACGACACCCGGGTGTTCCCCGCCCACGGAGCCGGGTCGGCGTGCGGCAAGAACCTCTCGACCGAGACCAGCTCGACCATCGGCATCCAGCGGCGGACCAACTACGCCCTCGCCCCGATGACGAAGGACCGCTTCGTCGAGGTCGTGACCGAGGGCCAGCCGTCGGCACCGGCGTACTTCTCCTACGACGCCGAGGCCAACCGCACCCCACACGATCTGCTCGACGACCAGGCACCGACGGTCCTCGACCTCGACGCCGTTCTCGCCGCCCAGGCCGACGGTGCCGTCGTCCTCGACGTCCGCGGCCCGACTGACTTCGCCTGCGGCCACCTGGCCGGCTCGGTCAACGTCGGCCTCGACGGGCGCTTCGCCGAGGCGGTTGGCAACGTCGTGGCGCCCACCGATCAGATCGCCCTCGTGGCCGACGAGGGCCAGGGCGCCGAGGCCAGGGTCCGTCTCGGTCGCATCGGCTTCGACAACGTCGTCGGCGTCATCGAAGGTCCAGAAGCAGGGCTCGCCGCCCGCTCCGAGGTGTCACGCCGGGCCTCCCGGGTCACGGCGGCCGAGCTCGATCAGCTGCGAGCGGCGGACCAGCCACTCCAGATCCTCGACGTCCGCGGCCCCGGAGAACGCCTCGAAGGCGCCATCGACGGCTCACTCCACATCCCCATGGCCGAGCTGCGCTCCCGCGCCGACGAGATCGATCCCGAGGTCCCGATCGTCGTCCACTGCGCCGGCGGCTACCGCTCCTCGATCGCCGCCAGCTGGCTGCGCGCCCACGGAGCCGACGACGTGTCGGATCTCCTCGGTGGCTATGGCGCCTGGGCCGACCAGCACGCCCCCGCCTGA
- a CDS encoding NAD(P)/FAD-dependent oxidoreductase, with protein sequence MAKTSHRTVIVGGGSAGVSVAARLRRAGETSVAVIDPATQHAYQPLWTLVGGGRASLAKSFRDQADVMPKGVTWIRERAEAIDPEAGTVALGSGDEVGYDHLVVCPGIQLDWDRLPGAEETLGKNGVSTNYIAEHAPRTWDFVREMRSGTAVFTMPSGPIKCAGAPQKIAYLAADHWRREGVLDDIDVVLVLPTPKMFGVPEFSAVLEKVVERYGIDVRLSHEVTEVDPDAREVVISDVGEGGAKATLGYDLLHVVPPQSAPDWVKRSPLADPTNPAGYVEVDKHTMQHARFPNVFALGDAGSTPNSKTGAAIRKQAPVVVENLLAVMAGSAVEASYDGYASCPLTTARNRMLLAEFDYTMKPHPTIPVIDTKKERYDMWLLKRYGLPFLYWNLMLRGRA encoded by the coding sequence ATGGCCAAGACCTCGCATCGCACGGTGATCGTCGGGGGCGGGTCCGCGGGCGTCTCGGTGGCCGCTCGCCTGCGACGGGCGGGCGAGACGAGCGTCGCGGTGATCGATCCCGCCACCCAGCACGCCTACCAGCCGCTGTGGACGCTGGTGGGCGGAGGCAGGGCCTCGCTGGCGAAGTCCTTCCGTGACCAGGCCGACGTGATGCCCAAGGGCGTCACGTGGATCCGGGAGCGGGCCGAGGCGATCGACCCCGAGGCTGGGACGGTGGCCCTCGGGTCAGGCGACGAGGTCGGCTACGACCACCTCGTCGTGTGCCCGGGCATCCAGCTCGACTGGGACCGTCTCCCTGGTGCAGAGGAGACCTTGGGCAAGAACGGGGTGTCGACCAACTACATCGCCGAGCACGCGCCCCGGACCTGGGACTTCGTCCGCGAGATGCGCTCCGGCACGGCCGTGTTCACCATGCCCTCCGGACCGATCAAGTGCGCCGGCGCACCCCAGAAGATCGCCTACCTGGCGGCGGATCACTGGCGGCGCGAAGGCGTACTCGACGACATCGATGTCGTGCTCGTCTTGCCCACCCCCAAGATGTTCGGCGTCCCGGAGTTCTCCGCCGTGCTCGAGAAGGTCGTCGAGCGCTACGGCATCGACGTCCGCCTGAGCCATGAGGTCACCGAGGTCGACCCCGACGCCCGTGAGGTGGTCATCTCCGACGTGGGCGAGGGTGGCGCCAAGGCCACGCTCGGCTACGACCTCCTCCACGTGGTTCCCCCGCAGTCGGCACCGGACTGGGTGAAGCGCTCTCCGCTCGCCGATCCCACCAACCCGGCCGGCTACGTCGAGGTCGACAAGCACACGATGCAGCACGCCCGCTTCCCCAACGTGTTCGCCCTCGGTGACGCCGGCTCCACCCCCAACTCCAAGACGGGTGCGGCGATTCGCAAGCAGGCCCCGGTCGTGGTCGAGAACCTGCTGGCGGTCATGGCCGGCTCTGCGGTGGAGGCCTCCTACGACGGCTACGCCTCCTGCCCTCTGACGACCGCGCGCAACCGGATGCTGCTGGCCGAGTTCGACTACACGATGAAGCCGCACCCGACGATCCCGGTGATCGACACCAAGAAGGAGCGCTACGACATGTGGCTACTCAAACGCTACGGGCTGCCGTTCCTGTACTGGAACCTCATGCTCCGCGGCCGCGCCTGA
- a CDS encoding GntR family transcriptional regulator, whose amino-acid sequence MKPAIDRRSPMPLWSQVSDDLRRRLDAGEFAERFPNDNELMNHYGVSRHTARDAVRRLQDAGLVVRERGRGTHVVTPGLEQPLGTLYSLYRSIEDQGFEQRSTVRFLEERTDAEAAGVLGLSSRARLVYLERVRFADGEPVAVDCSWLPAEVARPLLDVDFTRTALYTELQALCGVRPVSGWERLRPELPSPEQRRLLGLPARQPVFAIERVTSSADGPLEWRHSVIRGDTFAFVARWSGTATSAVSGMESLSVALP is encoded by the coding sequence GTGAAGCCCGCAATCGACCGCCGGAGCCCCATGCCGCTGTGGAGCCAGGTGAGCGACGACCTGCGCCGGCGGCTCGACGCCGGCGAGTTCGCCGAACGCTTCCCCAACGACAACGAGCTCATGAACCACTACGGGGTGAGTCGCCACACCGCACGAGACGCCGTGCGCCGTCTCCAGGACGCGGGCCTGGTGGTGCGGGAGCGCGGCCGAGGCACCCACGTGGTGACGCCCGGGCTCGAACAGCCCCTCGGCACGCTCTACAGCCTGTACCGCTCGATCGAGGACCAGGGCTTCGAGCAGCGCAGCACCGTCCGCTTCCTCGAGGAGCGGACCGATGCCGAGGCCGCTGGGGTCCTCGGCCTCTCGTCCCGCGCCCGGCTCGTCTACCTCGAGCGCGTGCGCTTCGCCGATGGCGAGCCCGTCGCCGTCGACTGCTCGTGGCTCCCCGCCGAGGTCGCCCGCCCCTTGCTGGACGTCGACTTCACCCGAACCGCTCTTTACACAGAGCTGCAGGCGCTCTGCGGCGTGCGCCCGGTGTCGGGCTGGGAACGACTCCGGCCCGAGCTCCCCAGCCCCGAGCAGCGCCGGTTGCTCGGCCTGCCCGCCCGCCAGCCGGTCTTCGCCATCGAACGCGTGACGAGCAGCGCCGACGGCCCGCTGGAGTGGCGCCACTCAGTCATCCGCGGCGACACCTTCGCCTTCGTCGCCCGCTGGAGCGGCACCGCCACCTCGGCAGTCAGCGGCATGGAGTCCCTGAGCGTCGCGCTGCCCTGA